The Arthrobacter sp. OAP107 DNA segment GGAGGTCACCACAGCGCCGGTCTTGCGGTTGAGCCTGATCAGGCCCTGTTGCCGCAGGAGGTCGTAGGCTTTGTTCACGGTGTGGAAGTTGATCCCGAAGTCCGCAGCAAGCGTTCTGGTGGCCGGCAGCGTGCTGCCCTCAGCCAGCACGCCTTCGGCGATCGCCTCCGTGATGCGGTCGCGAAGCTGCTGGTAGATTGGCACGTCGCTGGACAGATCGACGTTGAGAATCATGACTCCACCCGCTTTACTCTATTTGTTATAGAACAAATAGAGTCTGCCGTCCAGAGCCGCCGCTTGTTGTCAACTCCCGCGGCTAATCACTCTTTCCCGTTTAGTGTCGAAACGCCGGAAAGGATCAGGGCCGCAGTTCCAGACTGCCTCGCCGATCATCCGGGCGGTGCGCAGATCATCGCGGGCGAACGCACGGGCGTACAGGTTTTCGAGCCCACACGGCTGGCGGGGCCGGGCGCCCATAAGCGGACAACCCGTGAAATGGCATCCCCCGCTGTCCGGCCTATATAGGGGTCGGAGGTGTGCTGCTGCCTCTGCAGCTCGCGGGAGGGCGTGAGCCAGGCCCAGCAGGAGGTGAACGCCGTTCATTCGTGTTGGGGTCGTGAGTGGAAGTAGTTGTTGCGGCGGGGTTTTCGTTGGGGGTCGAGTTCTGGTGGGGGTTTGAACCATGGCACTTCGTTGGCGACTTCGATGCTCCAGTGTTCTTTGTGGATGAGGTGGTGGTGATGGCTGCAGAGCAGGACGCCGTTGCCGGTGCCGGTGGTTCCGGCGCGGGACCAGTAGGTGATGTGGTGGGCTTCGCACCATGCGGCGGGGATGGTGCAGCCCGGGAACGCGCAGCCCTGGTCGCGGGCGGTGATGGCTTTGCGGATGTGGGGTGGGAAGACGCGTGAGGCGCGGCCGATGTCCAGGATCCGGCCCTGGCTGCCGAGGACGACGGGGATGATGTCGGCGTCGCAGGCGATTTTGCGGATCGTGGCCGGGTTCACCGGGCCGCCGAACGCGAACAGGGCCGTGCCTTGGCTGGTTCCGCGGCCGGCGGCGGCAGAGTACGCCGGCCGCGGGCCCTGAGTGATCTGAGTGCCGTGGGATTTTTCGAGGTCTTGGGCGTTGTGGGCCCATTGGGCGTTGCGGCGGTGTTGGAGGTCGGCGAGGAGGTCGCGGTAGTTGATGGTGACCAGGATCTGGGGCCGGTGTCCGCCGTTGGCGGGCAGGGTGTCGGTGGTGAGCACTGTTTGCAACGCGCCGACGAGCCCGTCGAGCCGTTTCTGACCCTGTGACCGGTGATCCAGGCAGATTTCCGGCGGATCCGCGGTGCCGGATCCTGCGAGGCTGGCCGGTGCGGCGGCACCCGCCCCGGCACTGTCCATCCCGCCACTGTCCATCCCGCCACTGATCGTTCTGCCGGCGCCGTTCCCGTCGGCGCTGTTCCCGTCGGCGCCGTTGCCGTCGGTGTCCTTGCGGTCTTCCTGTTGTGGGGTGCGGGGGTTGGTGGCGGTGTTCATGACGGTGGTGATGGTTTCGAACTGTTCGGCGGTCGCGAAGATTTCCAGGTGCTGCAGGCCGTGTTTGGGCCGGCGGATGAAGGCGCCCTGGATCTGCCGGAGGGCTCCTTCGGAGGGTTCGGTGCCGTCCTGGTCGATGGCCTCGGCCCAGTGCCGGGCGACCCGGGTGAGGAAGTCGGCGTCGTTCTCGACCGCGGCTTGGGTCAGGTCGTGTTCCATCGCGGCGGTGTGGTCCGGGGTGGTGAAATGCCGTGCCCGGTCCAGGGCCAGGGTGATGGTGGTCGCGGTGCGGGAGCTGATCCGGGCGGTGTCGACCGCGGCGGCGAGCTGTTCGTAGCGGGGCGGGAGCTGTTGCCCGCCGAACCCGGTCCGGGGCAGGACCGAATCGGCCAGGCCGATCCGGCGCCGGGCTTCGGCGGAGCTGATCCGCAGCCTGTCCCGGAGGAACTCGACACTGTTCCGGGACCCGTCATCCCCCGGCGAAGGCTCAGCGACCGCGGCGGGGTCAGGGACGGGGACCAGGGGTGAGGCGGCGGCGGTGAGCGCGGCGGTGCGGGACCGGTCCACCGCCCCGGCGGCGATCACCTGCAGGCGCTCCACCCTCCGGGAGAGCCGCTCGAGCCGGTCCGCGAAATCCGCGGCGTGCCCGAAACCCCACAACGCGGCGTCCTCGGCGGTGACCGCATCCGATGACAACAAAGCCAGGGCCTGATCAACCACGTCCCCCTCAAAGACGCGGGCGTCCGCCTCGGCAGGAACGCTGTGAAGGGCGTTGGCACCCACTGAAACCAGCCCAGAAGCCAACCCACCGGCACCCGGCCGACCGGCCCGGTCCCCAGTGAATCCCCCAACGCCTTCCATGGACCCAGTCTGAAGCGGGGGTCTGACATTAAAGGGCTTCCAGCGCGACCATCAGCAAACAACCGGACGCCAGCGCCCCAACGAAACTACGCCAGCGTGATGAGGTCCAGGTAGTCCTCGTTCCAGAGGTCCTCAACACCGTCGGGCAGCAGCACCACGCGCTCCGGGTTGAGTGCCTCTACGGCGCCTTCGTCGTGGCTGACCAGGACGACGGCGCCGGTGTAATTGCGCAGTGCTCCCAGGATCTCTGCACGGCTGGCGGGGTCGAGGTTGTTGGTGGGCTCGTCCAACAGGAGGACGTTGGCGCTGGAGGCCACGATGGTGGCCAGCGCCAGACGGGTCTTCTCACCGCCGGAGAGAACGCCG contains these protein-coding regions:
- a CDS encoding DUF222 domain-containing protein — encoded protein: MGANALHSVPAEADARVFEGDVVDQALALLSSDAVTAEDAALWGFGHAADFADRLERLSRRVERLQVIAAGAVDRSRTAALTAAASPLVPVPDPAAVAEPSPGDDGSRNSVEFLRDRLRISSAEARRRIGLADSVLPRTGFGGQQLPPRYEQLAAAVDTARISSRTATTITLALDRARHFTTPDHTAAMEHDLTQAAVENDADFLTRVARHWAEAIDQDGTEPSEGALRQIQGAFIRRPKHGLQHLEIFATAEQFETITTVMNTATNPRTPQQEDRKDTDGNGADGNSADGNGAGRTISGGMDSGGMDSAGAGAAAPASLAGSGTADPPEICLDHRSQGQKRLDGLVGALQTVLTTDTLPANGGHRPQILVTINYRDLLADLQHRRNAQWAHNAQDLEKSHGTQITQGPRPAYSAAAGRGTSQGTALFAFGGPVNPATIRKIACDADIIPVVLGSQGRILDIGRASRVFPPHIRKAITARDQGCAFPGCTIPAAWCEAHHITYWSRAGTTGTGNGVLLCSHHHHLIHKEHWSIEVANEVPWFKPPPELDPQRKPRRNNYFHSRPQHE
- a CDS encoding GntR family transcriptional regulator, whose amino-acid sequence is MILNVDLSSDVPIYQQLRDRITEAIAEGVLAEGSTLPATRTLAADFGINFHTVNKAYDLLRQQGLIRLNRKTGAVVTSAVADQPFRAEWTARARTLLAEAVAKGLPDAEILETCRSLLDSFGAPHPEDTP